The following are from one region of the Halictus rubicundus isolate RS-2024b chromosome 15, iyHalRubi1_principal, whole genome shotgun sequence genome:
- the Ca-ma2d gene encoding ca[2+] channel Muscle-specific alpha2/delta subunit: MPKIYRCFIILALCFHYAGCFGRDTRIVIRWAETLGAELWELAEKVARPEELLSKYKAMNTRVEDKSGEELVSIISENVGRMLRRKMDAVTCIRAKAEESAENWLPEEDDGNFTYVSGKYSPVAEQKPPKLPENMLKNHGVYRDIELTPDSHFYNIPVNTSFSSVHIPTNVYDLSPPVAEDIMKTEALDTVFRQNYESDPALSWQYFGTVNGMLRQYPAMEWKMDPTAESAGSVDDGDDEDDDEEEQEADLYDCRVRSWFIEAATCSKDMVILMDTSGSMTGMGKTIAKATINAILDTLSNNDFVTVLSYTNGTTDVVDCFKDILIQATPENVETFKKAITTVKTEGQANLTEAFGKAFELLSNYRETRGCGSDTPCNQLIMLVTDGVPGNLTEVFKTWNWQDNNTHIPVRVFTYLLGKEVTKVREIQWMACLNRGYYTHVHTQEEVREQVLKYIPVVARPMVLQDTIHPVVWTHAYADITNPALATWLWIVMQHEEQQSRLQKHLKGKRLGVRMNEDEIYVQQLHKDEDVRQDASMLNTTRWQEYRLLTSVSTPVFNRNGTSRNNMTRIPSLLGVAGTDVPIDDIRKLTLPYKLGVNGYAFIVSNNGYVILHPDLRPVFKGKLKLNYNSIDLTEVEILDDGREPRNPGPEILELRAALVDHKNGSTKGVPVKLHYDDNRRVTLERRDYFYAPLPGTPFGLAVAIPNYGTTWIKVGDEIQRNRNLDINISQFFVGSNWRVHPGWVYCRYHYLEGHEFDNPEEELIHFLDLMNGPDWRWSEQYEAYSIEDDDPMNVNDTINCGTRTLSRDDYYCNKELMQLLVFDAKATNGSFNEEFVLEETRAKNFTKIYGIFLRFVATQSGLTRWHNLDTNEVPADDDGIVFGDLHRRAVNEPWYKGAIFQNVVDPNSISVTVPWEAGADAIVTVSIGIFPKDGGKTAPAAVVGFQMPMTDLYKRFINLTSVSSNSTMNCAHGWIDCYLLDQNGYVVISEAHNDTGQFMGTQEGAVMNSMVGQGLYNPIDIYDYQAWCEEVRIEDAASTLTDPLMHLWKLLLWFLLRVAWFATQFGNLPISLAKVHADEDAPDPPPPPKPYLYHYPCDQKRTLYMMNYTIAGQGVSNHDDYCSRPFYARRVPHTNLLLVVVDAMYPTCYKRLEVTPVIIPPSEYMNSTESAPCHKMPLNDLKRRRLEGCFTEHPLEYEIDDCGGAAGLTVSLLLFSAIVARILCTFV, encoded by the exons atgccgaaaatctaTCGGTGCTTCATCATCCTCGCTCTCTGCTTCCACTATGCCGGCTGCTTCGGCAGGGACACGCGAAT CGTGATACGGTGGGCAGAGACCTTGGGCGCCGAATTGTGGGAACTGGCGGAGAAGGTGGCGCGACCAGAAGAACTATTAAGC AAATACAAGGCGATGAATACGCGAGTGGAGGATAAGTCCGGGGAGGAATTAGTGAGCATAATCAGCGAGAACGTAGGCAGGATGCTGCGACGGAAGATGGATGCGGTGACCTGCATCCGCGCCAAGGCTGAGGAGAGCGCCGAGAACTGGCTACCCGAAGAGGACGACGGCAATTTCACCTATGTTTCCGGGAAATACAGCCCCGTGGCCGAACAGAAGCCACCGAAGCTTCCGGAGAACATGCTGAAGAACCACGGAGTCTACAG GGACATAGAGCTGACACCGGACTCGCATTTCTACAACATCCCAGTGAACACAAGCTTCTCCTCGGTGCACATACCGACGAACGTGTACGACCTGTCGCCGCCGGTCGCCGAGGACATCATGAAGACGGAGGCCCTCGACACTGTCTTCCGTCAGAACTACGAGTCGGACCCGGCCCTCTCGTGGCAGTACTTCGGCACTGTCAACGGCATGCTACGACAGTATCCTGCCATGGAGTGGAAGATGGATCCTACGGCGGAGAGCGCCGGCAGCGTCGATGACGGGGACGAtgaagacgacgacgaagaggagCAGGAAGCCGACCTCTATGATTGCAGGGTGCGCAGCTGGTTCATCGAGGCAGCCACCTGCAGCAAGGACATGGTGATCCTGATGGACACCAGCGGCAGCATGACCGGCATGGGGAAAACCATCG CGAAGGCGACCATAAACGCGATCCTGGACACCCTGTCGAACAACGACTTCGTGACGGTGTTGAGCTACACGAACGGAACGACGGATGTGGTCGACTGTTTCAAGGACATACTGATCCAGGCCACGCCGGAGAACGTGGAGACTTTCAAGAAAGCGATCACCACCGTGAAAACCGAGGGCCAGGCGAATTTGACCGAGGCGTTCGGCAAAGCGTTCGAGCTGCTCAGCAATTACAGAGAGACGCGTGGGTGTGGGTCAGACACGCCGTGCAATCAGCTAATCATGCTCGTCACCGACGGTGTTCCTGGAAATCTGACCGAG GTGTTTAAAACGTGGAACTGGCAAGACAACAATACTCACATCCCTGTCAGAGTGTTCACCTACCTGCTAGGCAAAGAGGTGACGAAAGTCCGGGAAATTCAGTGGATGGCGTGTCTGAATCGCGGTTATTACACACACGTTCATACGCAAGAGGAAGTCCGCGAGCAGGTGTTGAAGTACATACCTGTCGTAGCGAGGCCTATGGTTCTTCAGGACACGATTCATCCTGTCGTCTGGACTCATGCTTACGCCGACATCACG AACCCAGCACTCGCCACTTGGCTGTGGATAGTGATGCAACACGAGGAGCAACAGTCCCGGCTTCAGAAACACCTGAAAGGGAAACGTCTGGGCGTGCGAATGAATGAGGACGAAATCTACGTGCAGCAG CTCCACAAGGACGAGGACGTGCGGCAGGACGCTTCGATGCTGAACACAACACGGTGGCAGGAGTACAGGCTGCTGACGTCCGTCAGCACGCCAGTGTTCAATCGGAATGGCACTAGTAGAAACAACATGACCAGGATACCGAGTCTGTTAGGCGTGGCGGGCACCGACGTGCCGATCGACGATATACGAAAGCTCACGTTGCCGTACAAGCTCGGCGTAAATGGGTACGCCTTCATCGTGTCCAACAACGGATACGTGATACTGCACCCGGACCTCCGGCCTGTCTTCAAAGGCAAGCTCAAGCTCAACTACAACAGCATCGATCTGACCGAGGTCGAGATCCTCGACGACGGCCGTGAACCAAG AAACCCGGGACCGGAGATTCTGGAGCTAAGGGCCGCGCTGGTGGACCACAAAAACGGCAGCACGAAAGGAGTCCCGGTGAAATTGCATTACGACGACAACCGTCGTGTCACCCTCGAAAGACGCGACTATTTTTACGCACCGCTGCCGGGCACGCCTTTCGGCCTCGCGGTTGCTATACCCAACTACGGCACCACGTGGATCAAG GTTGGGGACGAAATCCAAAGAAACCGGAACTTGGACATCAACATCTCGCAGTTCTTCGTCGGCAGCAACTGGAGGGTTCACCCAGGCTGGGTCTACTGTCGCTATCACTATCTCGAAGGCCACGAGTTCGACAATCCCGAAGAAGAGCTGATACACTTCCTAGACCTGATGAACGGGCCAGATTGGCGATGGTCGGAGCAATACGAGGCTTACTCGATAGAAGACGATGACCCAATGAATGTCAACGACACTATTAACTGCGGCACCAGAACGCTCTCTCGCGATGACTATTATTGCAACAAAGAGTTAATGCAGCTGTTGGTTTTCGACGCGAAGGCCACCAACGGCAGCTTCAACGAAGAGTTTGTACTCGAAGAGACCCGAGCTAAAAACTTCACGAAGATCTACGGGATCTTCTTGAGATTCGTTGCTACGCAGAGCGGTCTGACTAGATGGCATAATTTGGACACGAATGAGGTGCCTGCGGACGACGATGGGATCGTTTTTGGAGATCTTCATCGCAGGGCTGTCAACGAGCCTTGGTACAAGGGCGCCATTTTCCAGAACGTTGTGGACCCTAACAGCATCTCTGTGACTG TGCCGTGGGAGGCAGGCGCTGACGCCATAGTGACGGTCTCCATAGGAATATTCCCGAAGGATGGTGGTAAAACTGCGCCGGCAGCGGTTGTTGGCTTTCAAATGCCCATGACGGATCTTTATAAGAGATTCATCAATTTGACTTCGGTATCGTCTAACTCGACCATGAACTGCGCCCACGGTTGGATCGATTGCTACTTGCTCGATCAGAACGGTTACGTGGTGATCTCGGAGGCGCACAACGACACCGGACAATTTATGGGGACGCAGGAAGGCGCCGTCATGAACTCCATGGTGGGCCAGGGCCTCTACAATCCGATCGACATTTACGACTACCAGGCCTGGTGCGAGGAAGTC aggatcgaggatgcggCCAGCACTCTGACGGACCCGCTGATGCACCTCTGGAAACTGTTGCTCTGGTTTCTGCTGCGTGTCGCGTGGTTCGCGACCCAGTTCGGCAACTTGCCGATCAGCCTGGCCAAAGTGCACGCCGACGAGGACGCGCCTGACCCGCCGCCACCCCCGAAACCATACCTCTATCACTATCCTTGCGACCAGAAGAGGACGTTGTACATGATGAACTACACGATCGCTGGCCAGGGCGTCTCCAATCACGACGACTACTGTTCTAGGCCATTTTACGCGCGCAGG GTGCCACACACAAACCTGCTCCTAGTGGTAGTAGACGCGATGTACCCGACCTGTTATAAAAGATTAGAAGTAACTCCGGTAATCATTCCGCCGTCGGAATATATGAATAGCACTGAAAGCGCGCCCTGCCATAAAATGCCGTTGAATGATCTAAAAAGACGGCGCCTGGAAGGCTGTTTCACCGAGCATCCCCTGGAGTACGAGATCGACGATTGCGGAGGGGCTGCTGGACTGACCGTATCTTTGCTGTTGTTCTCCGCCATTGTCGCCAGAATTTTATGTACATTTGTGTGA